A section of the Citrus sinensis cultivar Valencia sweet orange chromosome 8, DVS_A1.0, whole genome shotgun sequence genome encodes:
- the LOC102629216 gene encoding B3 domain-containing transcription factor VRN1, producing the protein MKNGRRFSFGDGWQDFVASNSISVGYFLVFRYEKNSTFQVLIHDMTACEIDYPYSDEESDEWSSEFEDDMESEECVEISKELFSSKCRCQRQKKSKVKGLFRNLLENMGMYISEKSEDFTVEESERAIKIVRSLKLKDPSFMVIFRKREKPCREVYVPASFAYRFVNQNVKSIKLRGSNAELNLPRSDKSVRIWWRDNGGFYLTRGWMKFSTHKNLKDGDICIFKLIDRKDVLLELSVFRA; encoded by the exons ATGAAAAATGGGAGAAGGTTTTCTTTTGGTGATGGCTGGCAGGACTTTGTAGCAAGTAATTCAATCTCTGTTGGTTATTTTCTGGTTTTCAGATATGAGAAGAATTCAACTTTTCAAGTTCTCATACATGATATGACTGCTTGTGAGATTGACTATCCATATAGTGATGAAGAATCTGACGAATGGAGTTCAGAGTTCGAAGATGACATGGAAAGTGAGGAATGTGTTGAAATAAGCAAGGAGTTGTTTTCTAGCAAGTGCCGATGCCAAAGACAGAAGAAGAGCAAAGTGAAAGGGTTGTTTCGGAACTTACTTGAAAACATGGGAATGTATATCTCTGAAAAGAGTGAAGATTTTACAGTGGAAGAAAGCGAGAGAGCAATCAAGATTGTCCGATCATTGAAGCTGAAAGATCCTTCGTTCATGGTTATCTTTCGAAAACGTGAGAAACCTTGCCGTGAAGTG TATGTCCCTGCTAGTTTTGCCTACAGGTTTGTGAATCAAAATGTCAAATCTATCAAGTTACGGGGTTCTAATGCAGAGCTAAACCTGCCGAGAAGTGATAAGTCAGTTCGAATCTGGTGGAGAGATAACGGGGGTTTCTACTTAACCAGAGGATGGATGAAATTTTCAACGCACAAAAATTTGAAGGACGGAGACATTTGCATCTTCAAGCTTATCGACAGGAAAGACGTTCTCCTCGAACTTTCAGTTTTTCGTGCCTAA
- the LOC102629505 gene encoding glycosyltransferase BC10, with protein MLSSPYVLSFSLILTLPLLFFLLAPRILPPRIPLPPPIPISDEVSDLTLFTRASSSSSSPLSRSRLSSPNPKLKIAFLFLTNSDLHFSPLWSRFFPKPHRRRHPLYNIYVHADPTANVTTPRGSTNTVFDSSKFIPSKITFRASPTLVSAARRLLATAILDDPANAFFALLSQHCIPLHSFHYVYNSVVTSASFDRSSFAAAYGNIRLSHKSFIEVISKDPRLWKRYVARGRYAMLPEVPFDDFRVGSQFFVLTRKHAVMVVKDRALWRKFRMPCYRADECYPEEHYFPTLLSMQNPDGLTGYTLTRVNWTGTTNGHPYTYKPREVSPELIYKLRESNYSESYLFARKFSPDCLGPLMKITDSVIFRD; from the coding sequence ATGCTGTCTTCACCATACGTCCTCTCATTCTCCCTCATCCTCACCCTGCCACTCCTCTTCTTCCTCCTCGCCCCGCGCATCCTCCCTCCCCGCATTCCCCTCCCCCCGCCCATTCCCATCTCCGACGAAGTCTCCGACCTAACCCTCTTCACGCGCGCTTCCTCTTCTTCCTCCTCCCCTCTCTCCCGCTCCCGCCTCTCCTCCCCTAACCCTAAACTCAAAATCGCCTTCCTCTTCCTCACCAACTCCGACCTGCATTTCTCCCCTCTCTGGTCCCGCTTCTTCCCCAAACCACACCGCCGCCGCCACCCACTCTACAACATCTATGTCCACGCGGACCCCACCGCCAACGTCACCACTCCACGTGGCAGCACCAACACCGTATTCGACTCCTCCAAATTCATCCCCTCTAAGATCACCTTCCGCGCGTCCCCGACTCTTGTCTCCGCCGCACGTCGCCTCCTCGCCACCGCCATCCTCGACGACCCCGCCAACGCCTTCTTCGCCCTCCTCTCCCAGCACTGCATCCCCCTCCACTCCTTCCACTACGTCTACAACTCCGTCGTCACCTCCGCCTCTTTCGATCGCTCCTCCTTCGCCGCCGCGTACGGCAACATTCGGCTCAGTCACAAGAGCTTCATCGAGGTCATCTCCAAGGATCCGAGATTGTGGAAGCGGTACGTGGCTCGTGGCCGCTACGCGATGCTGCCGGAAGTGCCGTTCGACGACTTCCGGGTCGGATCTCAGTTTTTCGTCTTGACCCGTAAGCACGCGGTTATGGTGGTGAAAGATCGGGCGCTCTGGAGGAAATTTAGGATGCCTTGTTACCGGGCGGATGAGTGTTACCCGGAGGAGCATTATTTTCCTACATTGCTGTCAATGCAGAATCCGGATGGGCTGACCGGGTACACTCTCACTCGGGTCAATTGGACGGGTACCACGAACGGGCACCCGTACACGTACAAGCCGAGGGAGGTGTCGCCGGAGCTAATTTACAAGTTGAGGGAGTCGAATTACTCCGAGTCTTACTTGTTCGCGAGGAAATTCTCGCCGGATTGTCTGGGACCGTTGATGAAAATCACCGATTCGGTCATTTTCCGTGACTGA
- the LOC102629793 gene encoding outer envelope protein 39, chloroplastic has protein sequence MGAQKSIHAGKAKIDVNVDFTHKLCASLMLPPPRNTSSPLSLVIGSLCIKHPNLFGGSEKLDVSWDKGLYDSNVLVAYRRPRPEWLSQQCFVIQHSLSPEVGVHGLPIDNFSRSGSGGVNLSRLSLGLDISEPISSKWSNTTSLKFEHVRPVNDDWRSITRDLDGFPVTCSGSNHDSMVVLKQESRYAKANDRSFSRFSMQIEQGIPVLSKWLIFNRFKFVASKGVKLGPAFLLTSLTGGSIVGDMAPYQAFAIGGLGSVRGYGEGAVGSGRSCLVANTELTFPLNNMLEGAVFMDCGTDLGSGRLVPGNPALRQGKPGSGAGLGYGLRYRSPFGSLQLDCAINAFQQKTLYFGITNLAS, from the exons ATGGGCGCTCAGAAGAGCATCCATGCTGGCAAAG CCAAGATTGATGTTAACGTCGATTTCACTCACAAGCTGTGTGCTTCTTTGATGCTTCCTCCTCCCAG GAACACTAGCAGTCCTCTTTCTCTTGTTATCGGCAG TCTTTGCATCAAACATCCAAACTTGTTTGGTGGAAGTGAGAAGCTTGATGTATCATGGGATAAGGGTCTTTATGATTCAAATGTTTTAGTTGCTTATCGGAGGCCAAGGCCCGAATGGCTTTCTCAACAGTGTTTTGTTATTCAG CATTCTCTTTCACCAGAAGTGGGGGTACATGGTCTGCCAATAGACAATTTCTCCCGTTCAGGGAGTGGAGGAGTGAATTTGTCTCGTTTATCACTGGGATTGGATATAAGTGAGCCTATAAGTTCAAAATGGAGCAACACAACtagtttaaaatttgag CATGTTCGGCCTGTGAATGATGATTGGCGGTCTATAACTAGAGATCTTGATGGATTTCCCGTGACTTGCAG CGGGAGTAACCACGACAGTATGGTAGTTTTAAAGCAAGAATCTCGATATGCTAAGGCAAATGATCGCAGTTTCTCTCGT TTTAGCATGCAAATAGAACAGGGGATTCCAGTTCTATCCAAGTGGCTAATCTTCAACAGGTTCAAATTTGTTGCATCAAAGGGCGTCAAACTTGGACCAGCATTTCTATTGACGAG CCTGACAGGTGGCTCCATTGTAGGGGACATGGCTCCTTATCAAGCATTTGCAATTGGGGGTCTCGGTAGTGTGCGAGGGTATGGTGAGGGTGCTGTTGGATCCGGGAGATCATGTCTGGTTGCTAATACTGAATTGACATTCCCTCTG AACAACATGTTGGAAGGTGCTGTTTTCATGGACTGTGGAACTGATTTAGGCTCTGGTCGTCTTGTCCCTG GAAATCCAGCACTGAGACAAGGCAAACCGGGATCTGGAGCGGGGCTTGGATACGGGCTTCGATATAGGTCTCCTTTTGGTTCCCTTCAACTTGACTGTGCCATCAATGCATTCCAACAAAAAACTCTCTACTTTGGCATCACCAACCTTGCTTCATGA